In Sciurus carolinensis chromosome 13, mSciCar1.2, whole genome shotgun sequence, a genomic segment contains:
- the Gpr45 gene encoding probable G-protein coupled receptor 45 codes for MNDKPQAQHPKKIFSPDHFSNLEIPRYGGRRCNPQTENESHQSAEGRACSHFCPSSEFLSTMACNSTSVETYEYLLRNASNVSDSGAAPLSAPLRISLAIMMLLMIVVGCMGNTVVCIIVYQRPAMRSAINLLLATLAFSDIMLSLCCMPFTAVTLITVRWHFGDLFCRLSAMLYWFFVLEGVAILLIISVDRFLIIVQRQDKLNPRRAKVIIAISWVLSFCISVPSLTGWTFVEVPARAPQCVLGYTEFPADRAYVVTLVVAVFFVPFGVMLCSYLCILNTVRKNAVRVHNQSDSLDLRQLTRAGLRRLQRQHQVSVDLSFKTKAFTTILILFVGFSLCWLPHSVYSLLSVFSRRFYYSPSFYTTSTCILWLSYLKSVFNPMVYCWRIKKFREACLELLPQTFQILPKVPERIQRRIQPSRVYVCNENQSAV; via the coding sequence ATGAATGACAAACCACAAGCACAACAcccaaagaaaatcttttctcCCGACCATTTCAGCAACCTAGAGATTCCCCGATACGGAGGAAGAAGATGCAACCCGCAGACAGAAAACGAAAGCCACCAGAGCGCTGAGGGGCGCGCTTGCAGCCATTTCTGCCCCAGCTCTGAGTTTCTCTCCACGATGGCCTGTAATAGCACATCCGTGGAGACTTACGAATACCTGCTGCGGAACGCGAGCAACGTGTCGGACTCCGGGGCCGCCCCGCTGTCCGCCCCGCTCAGGATATCGCTGGCCATCATGATGCTGCTTATGATCGTGGTCGGATGCATGGGTAACACCGTCGTCTGCATCATCGTGTACCAGAGGCCTGCCATGCGCTCCGCCATCAACCTGTTGCTGGCCACGCTGGCCTTCTCGGACATCATGCTGTCCTTATGCTGCATGCCCTTCACCGCCGTCACCCTCATCACCGTCCGCTGGCACTTTGGGGACCTTTTTTGCCGGCTGTCTGCCATGCTCTACTGGTTTTTCGTCCTGGAGGGCGTGGCCATCCTGCTCATCATTAGCGTGGACCGCTTTCTCATCATCGTCCAGCGGCAGGACAAGCTGAATCCACGCAGGGCCAAGGTGATCATCGCGATCTCCTGGGTGCTGTCTTTCTGCATCTCGGTTCCGTCGCTCACAGGCTGGACGTTCGTGGAGGTGCCCGCGCGGGCTCCGCAGTGTGTGCTGGGCTACACCGAGTTCCCGGCTGACCGCGCCTACGTGGTGACGCTGGTGGTGGCGGTGTTTTTCGTGCCCTTCGGCGTCATGCTGTGCTCCTACCTGTGCATCCTCAATACTGTGCGGAAGAATGCTGTCCGTGTCCACAACCAGTCCGACAGCCTGGACCTGCGACAGCTGACCAGGGCGGGCCTGAGGCGGCTCCAGCGGCAGCACCAGGTCAGCGTGGACTTGAGCTTCAAAACCAAGGCGTTCACCACCATCCTGATCCTCTTCGTGGGCTTCTCGCTCTGCTGGCTGCCGCACTCCGTCTACAGCCTCCTGTCGGTGTTCAGCCGGCGTTTTTACTACAGCCCTTCCTTCTACACCACCAGCACCTGCATCCTGTGGCTCAGTTACCTCAAGTCTGTCTTTAACCCCATGGTGTACTGCTGGAGAATCAAAAAGTTCCGGGAGGCCTGCTTAGAGTTGCTGCCCCAAACTTTCC